The uncultured Desulfuromonas sp. genome contains the following window.
GGGCCGCTGCCGGTTTCCGGATCATCCGCGTTCAGCGCGATGGAACCGTGGGCAAAGTAAGACGGATCAGCATACGGATCGACTGGGTTTCCTTCGCCGTCGACGAGGGAAACCGGGTACTCATAACCGATGCGGGTCAGCGATTGGAAAATCGTGGCAGATGCGGTCAGGTAATGGGCTTCAGTAACGTTTGCCGTATTAGCACCAAAGCCTGGAGCATAGCCAGAGATGTCCGTAGAAGGTACGCCAGTCAAGGCAGCACCACCAATTTCATAGCTGTCCATGTTGCCACGGGCACCATGACAGTTGACGCAGACGTTAGAGTTGCCCAGGTCAGGCAGAACGACTGTGGCATCATCAACCGTATAAGGACGTGAGATTGCACCCGGATTGCGCAGATGCCCTTGATTGTCGCTGTGGCAGCCCCAGCAGTAGAGCAACTCGTTTTGGGCTGACGAGCTTACACCCGCTTCCCAGCCATCCAGATGGGAGAAGTCATTGTTGGCGGCATCATAGGTGCTCGGGTCGGTCAGGTAATTCTTGGCACCAGTGGCGGTGTGACATTCCTGACAACTTTGACGATCTTCGGCATCCCAGTCGTAGTGAACCCAGGCCGCCGCTTCAGTTTCGGTAACACCGGCTTCCTTAATGGCGATGGTTTGCTCAATGGTGCGGTTGAGATCCAGGGTTTCGTCATAGAACTCAGCCACTTCCAGCTTGATGGTGCCAATGGTGCCGGCATGGCCGGATTTAGCCCATTGATCGTTAATGGTGTTGGAGAAGCTGGACGAATCATCGTCGGCACGAATTTCTTCAACGGCATGGACATCGTGACAATCGCGGCAGGCGCGGTCGTCAAGGGTTTTTACAACATAACCCTCGATGGTGTCGGTGGTCGCCGGATCATCGTAGTGGGTATCGGTGATCAATCGGTAATATGCGGTTTCGTGGTACATGGTTTCCGTTGTGTTCCAGTCGGTATCCAGCTCACCGTCGCCATCGGCGTCAACGCCTGTGGTGGCAACAACGGCATCCGCCGCCATATGGCAGCTGGTGCAGGTGGCATACTCACCACTGGCAACAACATGGCCATGATCTTCAACTTCCTCAAACAGCAAGCCGCCGGCATTGTGCGGGTTGTGGCAGGTACGGCACTGAATTGGCTCATCGCTTTCAACGGCAAAAACCGAAGCTTCCAGTTGGGCATTGGTGGTCACATCTTTATACAAGCGACCACCAAGATCGGTATGGCAGCGAGAACAGACGGCTTCGTTACGAACCGACGCGGTATAGTGGCGGGAGGCCACGTAGTTTGTGCCGATATTGTTTGCTTCGGGATGATAGGTCAGATGACTCTCCGGCAGCTCATCATGACAGGCGGCACATTCTGCAATGCCTGGCTCGGCCATCGGAATCGGTCCGACACCATAGTGGTCACCGCCAGCGCCGTGACAGGCTTCACAGCCCACAGCCGCCAGGCCATCAGCCGGCACGTTGGCTGCGTCAATCATGCTTTCGAGTCCTGGGCCATCGCCAATGGGGTCGTGGCAGTCGAGACAGCCATCAGCGGCATCGGCCTGAGTAATGTGGTCACTGTGAATGACGTGAGCACCGGCCAGGTAATCGGCCACTTCTTCAGAACTCCAGCTGAAGTCTTCATGGCAACCGATACAGGTGGCAGCACCCACATAGCTGATGCCGGTTTCGGTGTCCGAACCCAAATCATCTTCAGCCGGGGCGGCGGACTGATCGCCACCGCTGCCGGAGTTACTTCCGCAGGCCGTCAACAGCAGGATGCTGCTGAGAACTACGAAAAATGAAAACCAATGTTTAACCTTCATTCCTACCTCCTATGTTGTCGTGTGTGTTAGTGACACTTACGGCAGGTTCGGCCATCGCTGGCACGAAGCATTCTTCCATCAATGTCATCCCAGTCCTTGGGATGGGGGTTGATTCCAAGACCACTGCGGGCACTGTGGCATTTGATGCACACATCGCCTTCGGGGTGGCACGCCTGGCAGGTCACCAGGTTCTTACGCGCCTCACGGGCGTGTCCGCTGGTCCATTCGTGTGAGGGTAAGATCGAGTCGACATGGCAGGTCTGGCATTGAGACTCATTGAAGCTCTCATGGGCCGGACCTGTGGAGCCGATGGTTAAGCTGCTGAAACTGCGCTGATGCGAAATGCCGGTGAGCGATCCGCGACGAAAATCGCTGTGGCAGTCGGAGCAGAAACTGCTCTCATGGCAGCTGGTACACAATTGGGGGTTGGTGCGTGCCGCGATCGGGTGTGACACATGGAAATCACTGCGGTGCACGTTGGTCATGCTGTTACCGAAGTCACCCATCTCGTCGGCAAACCCGGCAGTGTGGCATTCCAGGCAGTCATTTTGCTGGTGACAGGCTGCGCAGTCCATGGATTTGCTCTTTGCCGCAGCGCGGTGACTGAGCGACCAGGTGACATCATGGGTTTTCAGCCCGGGAAACGCGACTTCTTCCACCATGGTGGCCTCGTGGCACTCCAGGCAGATATCAACATCAGGGATGATGCTTTCAGCATCCGCCACATGGCAGGTGCTGCAGTCTTGACCTTCCAGGAGAACAAGGTGTTCGTCATGATCGAAGGTGGTGGCCCAGGCCGTGGATGTCACCAGCACGACCATAACGGTCCAAAATATCAATACTGTGTGCTTCATATGTGACTCCTTTTTAGAAACGGACATTCAAGCGAACGCGGCCACGGTAATACTCGTCCCACAGATCGCTCTCAACCCGTTCAACCTTGGCCTGTAAGTTGATTTTACGGTTAAAGGTGACAGTGCCATCGACCCAGATGCGGGAGTTGGTGGTCTCATCCTCGTCTTCGTCAAGGTAGCGTTCCATGACGTCAAGGTGGATACCGGCTCCAGCCTGGAAACGGTTGTTGATGGTGGCGGCAGCGTAGACCTTGACGCCGGCCAGATCCTGACCATCGGGATCTTCACGCCACGTGCCGATCACATAACCGGAAAAACGACCGGTACGGATCTTTTCGATACCGACTTCAAACACATCCGCATCCGCGTCGTACTTGTACATTTCACGTGCATAGTTGACAAAGGCACGCAAACCCGGCATCAGGCGTTGCTCGTATTCAACGAACAGTTCCTCATATTCATCCACGGCAAAGACCGAGTAGATGGAGGTGGAAGAAAAGACCGGAAGTGAGTAGAGATACTCAGCGCGCACCGACCAGTTGTCACTGCGGTGGTACTTGGCACCGCCAAGGAAATAGCTGACGGTATTGGCAAGATAATTAAACTGGGTTTCGCTGTACACATACAGCATGTCGTTGAAGTCGTAATCGACATCGAGACCGAACAGTTCATTGGCCAGCTCGCTGTGATCCCATTTTTGCAGGTAGGACAGTCCGAGATTCAGATCGTCCATAAAGGTGCGACGAACCTCGATACCGGCAATGAGATCTTTGGCGTTGTAGCCATCGTAATAGGCGACATCGCCACCACCAAACACGGTGATGTCAACATCACCCCACCCCGAATACTCCATATATAAACCATCCATAATGGAAGCACCGGCAGTGGTGGAAATGAACTGACGTCCGAATCGCACATCCAGATCTTCGATCAGATCCTTTTTCTCAAGGTACGCATAGTACAGCCGACTATCGACATCTGCTTCATCGGCCAGGTCATCGGCAAGGCGACCGTATCCCCGAAATGCCAGGCCATTGTTGTCAATGTCGTGAACATTGAGCAGCACGTACTGGTAAAAGGGGACGGCGGTGTCACCGTCGCCGGTGTCGTACCACTCGAATTCGGTACTCGACCGTCCTGATACTGTTATCCCTAGCGCGCTATTCAGTGGGAAGCCCACTGTGGACAGGATAGCGACGCAGAGAAACAGCCGTAGCCAACATTTCATTCTGCCTCCCTTTCTTTCTTTGTTGGACATCATTGGGACTGCATTTCTCCTCTTCGGGCCTCCTTAACCTCCGTTTTATTTTTGAGAAATACAGAAACGAACGTTCTTTCATTTCTACTGTCTTTTATGCTTTTTGCAATAAAATTAAGTTAAAACTTATCTTAGTTAAAGAGGATGTCTAGTGACTTGATTGATTTTTGGTGTTTTTTTTGAGGTGGGGTAGTCTGAAATTAATTATGTGCGATTTTTGGTGAAAAATATCTTAATTATCGGCAGTGGGAGGATACAAAAAAAACTGTTTGGCAAAGAGCGTAAATGAAGCTCTTTGCCAAACAGTTTCTGATTGCGAATTATTTTAGAAAGAAAAATTTGGAATGAGGTTAGGGAGGGCTGTGTTTAACGGGTCAGCTTGAAATGAAAGCGGGTGTAGCTGCCGAAACGGCTGCGGGCATAGGATTGCAGCACCCAGTCGAGCCCTTCGCTCATGGACTCAAAGGTTTTGCGGTTGACCGGAATCGACAGTGCCAGACTGATGTCTGGGTCGATCTGCGCGGTCACTTCGCCGTTGGCCGAGGTGATTGTGCCGATAGGGCCTTCAGAACGGTCTTCGGTGAAAATCTTGCTGTTGTTGGCGTTACCGACCAGCCGATAAGTCAGCGTCATGGGGGGCTGCATACGGCTCTTTTGCAGTTGGCGCATGGCCATGTCAATACGCGCCATGGGCACATCTTCGGCAGCGAGACGTTCTTGCTCTGTGCCGCGGGCGGTTAGCTCACGCTGTGTTTGCAGTGCCTGACGGTACCAGTGGATGGCTTTCTCGTAGTTCACCGCTTCACTTTTGCCGTAGAAAAAGTAGTCGCCCAGTGTCAGTGCGGGTTGCGGATCGACACCCGCTTCGGCAGCGCGGCGCAGCCATTTTTTTGCCCGGGCATAGTCTGCCTGTTGGTGGTAGAACGCTCCGAGTCGGGTCATGGCCGGATAGCTCCCGGCTTCGGCCGCTTGGGTCAGCAGGTCAAGGGTTGCCTGGGTCTGGTTGTCTCGTTGAATCAGACCGGCTTCGACGAGCAAGGCCATGTTGTACCACTGCCGCGCCGTCATTTTGTTGCCGGCGTAAAGACGGTTGTAAGCCTTGGACAGCAGATTTTTAGCAATGGTGCTGTTTTTGACCACCATGCCGCTTAATTTTTCTTGTGCCTGCGGTGTGGCACTGACGTACCCCTGGGGTAATTTGGATGTGTAGCTTTCCGCCAATAACAATTGAGCATCCATATCGTCTCGATCCGCAGCGAGGCGGATGAAGTCGAGACCGGTGCGTTGCAATTCGTCTTCCGCGTGGGTAACAAATTCTTTGCCGCGTTCGTAATAGTCGTGGGTGGAACATTTCCAGCACAGTTTGTAGCCGTAGTTGTAGAGTATAGCGCCGCCGGCCAGCAGAATGCAGCTGATGAAAAGCACACTATTGAGAAGCAGTTTATTGCGCGGATTCATGCGAGTATCCTTTGTAACGGTGCCAATCAGGAACCGGGCAGTAAGTTGTGAGGATTGCCGTGGCAATCGTTGCAGTCACTGAAGCCTTCCAGCATTTCGGCGCTGTGCGGTGTGTCATGGCAGTCGCTGCAGGTCGCCACGGCGCCGTGCTCATCGGCATGGCAGAACGTACAGTTCAGCAGGGAGTGTGCCAGGTGGCCCTGCTTGAGTTCGGTGGCGGGTTCTTTATGGCAACCGCCACAGGCACTGTTGTCAATGGCATCACTGTAGAGCAGGTCACTGACATGGTGGACCGGATGGCATTGCATGCACGCTTTGCTGCTTATAAACGGTGAGTGCGGTTCTTCGTGGCATTCGGTGCATTTTGGCAGGTAGCCATGCCGTTCTTGATGACACTCGCTGCATGCCATGTCGCTGTGTGCGCTGGGCGCGGTCATTTCTTTGGCCGGTTGTTCATGACACTGGTGACACAGTGGCTCCAGGGTGTCAAGGCTGAGGCTGGCTATCGGAGCGTGGGCGTTGCTGTGACAGGTCAGGCATGCCGACATGGTCGCGGATTCACCGTGCGGGTAGTCGTGGCAACTGCTGCATGCTGGAACGCGCTGTTGCCAGGTGAGTTGCTTGGAAAAATTGTGAAACGTTTCATGGCAGTCACGGCACACCATCTTATGGGCTCCACCCAGATCACGCAGGTCGGTGAAGACCTGTTCGTGACAACGGGCACACTCCAGCGTGGTCATGGGCGCGATGGGTTGGGAAAACACATCGTCCTCGGCCATGGCTGTACCAGCACTACTCAGTGCGGTGGTCAAAAGGAACAGGGCGGTAAAAAAGGTTGCTCGTATCGTCATGGCGGACCTCATTGGTTGCCGGATTAGTTTTTCAGGTTATGCGGGCCGTTGTGGCACTGTCCGCACTCTGTAAAGTGTTGATGGATGCTCGAGTCATGGGGCTCGCCATGACAGTTGTCACACGTCAGAATCACCTTATGCGTGCGACGGTGACAGAACACGCATTGAACGTCAGCGTGTCCGGTGGTGTTGCCGGACAGTTGTTTGAGCTGGCCGCGGTGGCAGCTGCCACACAGATCGGACCGGATGCCGGCTTGAGAGAAGCGCAATGCCAGGGGGCTGTGCGGTTGATGGCAGCGCAGACAGTCGCGATACGACATGGCGTCGTTGTGACCGTCATGACAGTCCAGACAGGACATGGCCTCACCGTGCTCCTGGTGGCACTCGTTGCAATCCATCTCGTTGTGGGCACTTGGCCATTCAGTCATTTCCTGCTGAGGTGCCTCATGACAGGAAATACATACTGGTTTGATCGGTGACACGGCGGTCAGGTCGATCTCCAATGGCGCGTGCGGGCGGTGGCAAGCCGTGCAGTTGTCCAGTTTGTAATGGGGATGATCACTCGGTGCATGGCAGTCGGCACAGGATGGAATCACGCCCTTTTCGTGAGGAGGGTGGGCACTGTGGCAATCACTGCAGTGGATATCGGAACTGTGTGCTTCGCCTTTGGTGAAAAGCTCGTTGACTTGATCCTCGTGGCACGCGGCACATTGCTTTGTCGGGGTATCGTTATTCCACAGGTACGTGGTCGGCGCATGAGGCTGGTGGCAGCCGAGGCAATCTTGATAAGTCATCTCCGGGCTGTGTTTATCGTGACAATCAATACAGGTGGAAAACTGGCCGTTCGCGGTTCCGTGTTCATTGTGACAGTCGTTGCACTGTTGCTCAGCATGCAGGCTCGGTGTCTTGTCCATGGTGGTGCCGACATCGTCATGACAACTCAAACAGGCCTTTTTCGGCTCATTCAGAGCTGCGAGATCGGTGATGACAGGGGCATGAGGGTTGTGGCAGCTGCTGCAATCGTCAAGTGTAAAGTGCTTGTGGTCATCGCCACTGTGGCAATCGCTGCATTCGGGGATGACCGCATCGCCAAGGGGAGGATGGTCTTCATGGCAGCCGAGGCAACCCATGTCATCACGATGGGCACCGCCGTGATCGCGAATGTCCACGGAGGGTTGGTGATGGCATTTGATACAATCGGCGTCCGTCAAAGGAACGGCAGTGATCTCGCCAAAACACAATGAGGCGCAGAACAACAGCGAGATAAACAGCAGCAAACCTGCCGACAGACGTTTTGCGTGAGCACTACACATCATGGAAACCAACCGTCAAAGAGAAAATGAAAAAGGCTGCATCGGCTGCTGCTGTTTAGAATTGCAGCAGCCGATGCCGGTATTTATTCGGCCAATGCGTGGGGGTCGATATGACACTCAACGCAGGTCGGATATTTTTCATGCATGATCCCATGCGGTTTGCCATGGCAGTCAATACACGGTGTGATGGTCATGTGCTCATCGACATGGCACTCGGAACAGGTCAGTTCGTGGTGCTTTTTGGTCGACTTGGCCAGCATAGCGGCAATATCTTCGTGACAGGCTGCACACAGTTCCGAAGGCAGATCGTTATAGGTGACCTCTTTCGGGCTGTGGGGTTTGTGGCACAGGGTGCAATCGCTGACGGTCATGCTTTCAGAGTGCCCTTCGTGGCAATCGAGGCAGTTCTGATATTGACCTTCCGCCAGACCATGGGCGTTGTGGCAGGCGTTGCAGTCCTGCTCGGAGTGCAGACTGGGGCGGGCGGCCATCTCTTCACCCTGCGCGGGGTGACAGGAAACACAGGCCGGCTTGACATTGTCCAGAGCTGTGAAGTCGATTTCGAGAGGGTGGTGCGGATAGTGGCAGCCGACACAGTTGTCCAGCGTGTAGTGGGCGGTTTCCGCCGGCGCGTGACACAAGGTACATTCCGGGATCACCCGATCACCCAGCGGCGGGTGCTCCAGATGGCAATCGCGGCAGCCCATGTCGGCATGCGCGGCACCGTGAGCCGCGACATCTTTAACGGCGTTGATATGACATTTGACGCAATCCGCGTCGGTCAAGGCCTCTTGCGCCAGAGCATTGGTGGCGAAAAACAGGCCCATAGTAAGGAAAAGGCCGAAAACGACCACAGACTTCTTCATAGACTCCTCCCGGACAACTCATAGAAATTCACTATAAAAAACAATAGACTAAATGAAATCTATATGGCAATTGTATACAGATTGATGGACTTCATATCTAACCAGAATCGAGCCTGGAAATCAACATTTGACTTCACGAAAGGCAGAAAAACAGCCGATTAACGTGTTCTGCAGGGTGAAAATGCTCGCCAGGTGGCTGTGGCGACCTTAACGGGTAGAAGATGACAGATTTCGCTGTCGGTTGGCCGCGTGTTTAACGCCGCTGCGGGCGATTTTGCGTAGTGACTTTTTACCGAAAACGCGTTAGCCTCATGGGCCTTGTTGCAACATGTTATTTTCCGAGATCAGCGGCTTTGTTTTGCTGGGTCTCGTGTCGGGTTTCAGTAAAGGAGCAGAAATATGGATGAGCAATGGAGTGTAGAGACTCTGGCGATTCAGGGCGGCTATCGTCCAGAACCGGCCCAGCCTCGTGTGATGCCGATTGTCCAGAGCACCACGTTTAAATATGAAAAAGCGGATCATATCGCCAGCCTGTTTGATCTGGATTGCTTTGATCCCATGTATACCCGTATCGGCAATCCCACTTGGGCGGCTTTTGAGCAGAAGATGGCCGAAATGGAAGGGGGCGTCGGCGCCCTGGCCACCTCTTCAGGGCAGGCGGCCAGTGCTCTGTCAATTCTTAATGTCTGCCGCAACGGCGAGCATGTGGTCACGGCCGGTACTCTGTACGGTGGCACGTATTCGCTGTTTTACAATACTTTGCCGAAAATGGGGATTGAAGTGACGTTCGTCGATCCCGAAGCCAGCATGGACGAGATCAAAAGTCATTTCCGCCCGGAAACCAAGGTTCTGTTTGCCGAGACCATTGGTAATCCCGGCCTCAATGTGCTTGATTTTGAGAAGTTCTCGGCTGTTGCCAAAGAGATGCAGGTGCCGTTGGTTATCGACAATACCTTTGGCACGCCCTATCTGTGCCGTCCCTTTGAGCATGGTGCCGACATTGTTATCCATTCGGCCACCAAGTACATTGACGGACATGCCACCAGTGTTGGCGGTGTCATCGTCGATGGAGGTAAATTTGACTGGACTAACGGCCGTTACCCGGAGATGACCGAACCGGATAGCAGTTACCATGGCCTGCGCTACACGGAAAAATTTGGCAACATGGCTTATATCATCAAAGCCCGCGTTCAGTTGATGCGTGATCTCGGCACCAGCCCGTCGCCGTTTAACACCTTCATGTTCAATCACGGTCTGGAAACGCTGCACGTACGCATGCAGCGCCACTGTGAAAATGCTCTTGAGGTCGCCAGGCGTCTGGAGTTGCATCCCAAGGTAAAATGGGTGTCCTATCCGGGGCTGCCAAGTCATCCCAGCTACGAACGGGTACAAAAATATCTGCCCAAAGGGGCCAGCGGTGTGTTGACCTTCGGCATTGAGGGCGGCGTGGAAGCCGGTCGTCGTTTTATGGAAAGCACCAAGCTGATTGCCATGGTGGTTCACGTCGGTGATGTGCGCAGTTGTGTGTTGCATCCGGCCAGCACCACCCATCGCCAGCTCAGTGAAGAGCAGCAAATCGCTTCGGGGGTCACCCCGGACCTGATCCGTCTGTCTGTCGGCATTGAGAATGTCGAGGATATTATTGCCGATATTGATCAGGCTCTGGCGAAGAGTTAGTTTTTCGTTTGCGGTTTTAAGTCATTGCCCTTATCGCAGGCCGCAGAACGGTGAATTCTGCGGCCTGTCGTGCGTTAATGAGGCGCGGGGCGGAACCTTCCGGCTGTGCTTTTTCAACAGACATTGCGCAAGAAATGCTCTATAGTAAGCGATTTATGAGGGGTTCATATGTTGTGCGGCACTGTCGCACAGGGATGTTGTGTTATATCGGTATGTTCATGCAGGAGTTGTCATCATGCCAGAGCGTGAAAAACAACAGAACGATTCGCAGGAGCAGGGTACGGAGTCTCGTAAAGGCATTGCCGCTCTGTTTGCCCGCGAAGAGCTTAAAGATCTGTTTATCAAATACCTGATCCTGATCGGGGTTATTGAAGGTTTTATCTTTTTTGTCAGTTTTCTCAGCCAGTTGGGTCCGGAAAATGTGCCGTTTCCATGGAAATCGTACTTTTTTGCCGCCTTTATTGTGCCGCTGACCATCACCTTTTTGCTTGGTGTGATTGTCCTGGGATTTGACCGCTATCTCTATGGCCATCAGCCGTCCGGCTCTTCGGAGACCGCGATCGGTCTGACGCCCTCCGAGCAGCAGACGCGGATTCACAAGTTTCATGCATTTATTTATGTGATTCGCCAGATTCCGTTTTTGATGGGGCTGTTGTTGCTGGTGGTGTTGTCGGGTGTGGTGTACAAGCTGGACGGCATCCTCGCGGTGATCGGCCATGTTGGTGAACGGACCGCACACTACTTGTTTAT
Protein-coding sequences here:
- a CDS encoding cytochrome C, with protein sequence MKHTVLIFWTVMVVLVTSTAWATTFDHDEHLVLLEGQDCSTCHVADAESIIPDVDICLECHEATMVEEVAFPGLKTHDVTWSLSHRAAAKSKSMDCAACHQQNDCLECHTAGFADEMGDFGNSMTNVHRSDFHVSHPIAARTNPQLCTSCHESSFCSDCHSDFRRGSLTGISHQRSFSSLTIGSTGPAHESFNESQCQTCHVDSILPSHEWTSGHAREARKNLVTCQACHPEGDVCIKCHSARSGLGINPHPKDWDDIDGRMLRASDGRTCRKCH
- a CDS encoding O-acetylhomoserine aminocarboxypropyltransferase/cysteine synthase family protein, which encodes MDEQWSVETLAIQGGYRPEPAQPRVMPIVQSTTFKYEKADHIASLFDLDCFDPMYTRIGNPTWAAFEQKMAEMEGGVGALATSSGQAASALSILNVCRNGEHVVTAGTLYGGTYSLFYNTLPKMGIEVTFVDPEASMDEIKSHFRPETKVLFAETIGNPGLNVLDFEKFSAVAKEMQVPLVIDNTFGTPYLCRPFEHGADIVIHSATKYIDGHATSVGGVIVDGGKFDWTNGRYPEMTEPDSSYHGLRYTEKFGNMAYIIKARVQLMRDLGTSPSPFNTFMFNHGLETLHVRMQRHCENALEVARRLELHPKVKWVSYPGLPSHPSYERVQKYLPKGASGVLTFGIEGGVEAGRRFMESTKLIAMVVHVGDVRSCVLHPASTTHRQLSEEQQIASGVTPDLIRLSVGIENVEDIIADIDQALAKS
- a CDS encoding tetratricopeptide repeat protein, with the translated sequence MNPRNKLLLNSVLFISCILLAGGAILYNYGYKLCWKCSTHDYYERGKEFVTHAEDELQRTGLDFIRLAADRDDMDAQLLLAESYTSKLPQGYVSATPQAQEKLSGMVVKNSTIAKNLLSKAYNRLYAGNKMTARQWYNMALLVEAGLIQRDNQTQATLDLLTQAAEAGSYPAMTRLGAFYHQQADYARAKKWLRRAAEAGVDPQPALTLGDYFFYGKSEAVNYEKAIHWYRQALQTQRELTARGTEQERLAAEDVPMARIDMAMRQLQKSRMQPPMTLTYRLVGNANNSKIFTEDRSEGPIGTITSANGEVTAQIDPDISLALSIPVNRKTFESMSEGLDWVLQSYARSRFGSYTRFHFKLTR
- a CDS encoding cytochrome c3 family protein — encoded protein: MMCSAHAKRLSAGLLLFISLLFCASLCFGEITAVPLTDADCIKCHHQPSVDIRDHGGAHRDDMGCLGCHEDHPPLGDAVIPECSDCHSGDDHKHFTLDDCSSCHNPHAPVITDLAALNEPKKACLSCHDDVGTTMDKTPSLHAEQQCNDCHNEHGTANGQFSTCIDCHDKHSPEMTYQDCLGCHQPHAPTTYLWNNDTPTKQCAACHEDQVNELFTKGEAHSSDIHCSDCHSAHPPHEKGVIPSCADCHAPSDHPHYKLDNCTACHRPHAPLEIDLTAVSPIKPVCISCHEAPQQEMTEWPSAHNEMDCNECHQEHGEAMSCLDCHDGHNDAMSYRDCLRCHQPHSPLALRFSQAGIRSDLCGSCHRGQLKQLSGNTTGHADVQCVFCHRRTHKVILTCDNCHGEPHDSSIHQHFTECGQCHNGPHNLKN
- a CDS encoding cytochrome c3 family protein, which encodes MKKSVVVFGLFLTMGLFFATNALAQEALTDADCVKCHINAVKDVAAHGAAHADMGCRDCHLEHPPLGDRVIPECTLCHAPAETAHYTLDNCVGCHYPHHPLEIDFTALDNVKPACVSCHPAQGEEMAARPSLHSEQDCNACHNAHGLAEGQYQNCLDCHEGHSESMTVSDCTLCHKPHSPKEVTYNDLPSELCAACHEDIAAMLAKSTKKHHELTCSECHVDEHMTITPCIDCHGKPHGIMHEKYPTCVECHIDPHALAE